One window of the Ureibacillus sp. FSL W7-1570 genome contains the following:
- a CDS encoding FAD-dependent monooxygenase yields MPSTDVLIVGAGPAGSLLSLLLAKKGVSVILIEQHKDIAKEFRGEHLNEEGEKVLRKHNLYSKIEKLGLLKMEVVEYWKNGKLFKMIQPEEKIGHLGIHVPQAHLLSVIIDEAGKYENFSLMTSTKVIDLLKDEDGHFIGIKAKKHGEEMNIYSSIIIGADGRYSIVRKKAGIETAIRKHGYDLLWAKVPAPHDWKPSIKMAEIDGYQLALFTQTKGFVQIGWNIEQGSFPKIRKQPLEEFLLKFIQAFPELEETVRKHITSWEDFVLLDVHSNFTEVWKKDNVLLIGDACHTMTPTGAFGLNSALVDADRLAECIEPGNINESKLIQCEKQRKEEVKKLLDLQIEKEKNFANQFIIIE; encoded by the coding sequence ATGCCCAGTACTGATGTTTTGATTGTGGGAGCAGGTCCGGCAGGCTCCCTTCTTTCACTTCTGCTCGCCAAAAAGGGTGTTTCAGTCATTCTCATCGAACAACATAAAGACATTGCCAAAGAATTCCGGGGAGAACATTTGAATGAAGAGGGGGAAAAAGTCCTCAGAAAACACAATCTATATTCAAAAATTGAAAAACTCGGCTTATTAAAAATGGAAGTCGTTGAATATTGGAAAAATGGGAAACTTTTCAAAATGATTCAGCCGGAAGAAAAAATTGGGCATTTGGGCATCCATGTGCCACAAGCCCATTTATTATCAGTGATCATTGACGAAGCCGGTAAATATGAAAATTTTTCGTTAATGACAAGCACGAAAGTCATCGATTTATTGAAAGATGAGGATGGACATTTTATCGGAATTAAAGCGAAGAAACACGGAGAAGAAATGAATATTTATAGCTCAATCATTATTGGAGCGGATGGAAGATATTCCATTGTCCGGAAAAAAGCGGGCATTGAAACGGCGATAAGGAAACACGGCTATGATTTGCTTTGGGCAAAAGTCCCTGCACCCCATGATTGGAAGCCTTCCATTAAAATGGCGGAAATCGATGGTTATCAATTGGCATTGTTTACCCAAACAAAAGGTTTTGTCCAAATTGGATGGAATATAGAACAAGGTTCATTTCCGAAAATTCGCAAACAGCCCTTAGAGGAGTTTTTGCTCAAATTCATTCAGGCGTTTCCAGAATTGGAAGAAACGGTTCGAAAACATATTACGTCCTGGGAAGATTTTGTTTTGCTCGATGTACATAGCAATTTTACGGAAGTTTGGAAAAAGGACAATGTACTGTTGATTGGGGATGCATGCCACACCATGACGCCGACCGGGGCCTTTGGGTTGAACAGTGCATTGGTGGATGCGGATCGGTTGGCGGAATGCATTGAACCGGGCAATATCAATGAATCAAAGTTAATACAATGTGAAAAGCAAAGAAAAGAGGAAGTAAAAAAACTGCTCGATTTACAAATCGAGAAGGAAAAAAACTTCGCAAATCAATTTATTATCATAGAATAG
- a CDS encoding HAD family acid phosphatase — translation MNIGFDIDDTLINLREHAFHIYNTKLGKQVDIALFHQLKRVEIHELFGLNDEQGHHLWNSLVEEIYFSDCPAFEGAIEFVNRLEREGHAIFYITSRPKQYCQKTRNWLKEKGFPVVDRQFYCGMKDHEKVEIIKKLELDVYFDDKPAVLETLKSSNIHVYVKNQSYNEQVLFPRVYEWNNFQLF, via the coding sequence GTGAATATCGGATTTGATATTGATGATACGTTAATCAATCTGAGGGAACACGCTTTCCATATATATAATACAAAATTGGGAAAACAGGTGGATATCGCCCTTTTTCATCAGTTAAAAAGGGTTGAAATCCATGAACTTTTTGGGTTGAACGATGAACAGGGGCATCATTTGTGGAATTCCTTGGTGGAAGAAATTTATTTTTCCGATTGCCCTGCTTTCGAGGGGGCGATTGAATTTGTCAACCGGCTCGAAAGGGAAGGGCATGCCATTTTTTATATCACATCGAGACCGAAACAGTATTGTCAAAAAACGAGAAATTGGTTGAAAGAAAAAGGCTTTCCGGTCGTTGATCGACAATTTTATTGCGGAATGAAAGATCATGAGAAAGTGGAAATCATTAAGAAATTGGAATTGGATGTTTATTTTGATGATAAGCCCGCCGTTCTTGAAACGTTAAAAAGTTCGAACATTCATGTGTATGTGAAAAATCAATCCTATAATGAGCAAGTGCTTTTCCCGAGGGTTTATGAATGGAACAATTTCCAATTATTTTAA
- a CDS encoding biotin transporter BioY has translation MTSSKTYGLVLIAFGAAIISVLAQITIPLPLIPITGQTLAIGLIVTILGLKYGTLSVLVYCLLGAIGLPVFTGMSGGLSIIVGPTGGYIIGFIPTALFMGWYLNKFGYTYLHGLIANVAGMMLTLAFGTLWLKVVADMSFLAAFMAGAAPFILLEIIKGVIAAWAGILVRQRLLSANLLKYV, from the coding sequence GTGACGTCTTCAAAAACATATGGACTTGTATTGATTGCATTTGGAGCAGCGATTATTTCCGTTTTAGCTCAAATAACAATCCCGCTTCCGCTCATTCCGATTACCGGACAAACACTCGCCATCGGACTTATTGTTACTATTTTAGGTTTAAAATACGGCACTTTAAGCGTGCTTGTTTATTGTTTGCTTGGAGCGATCGGTTTACCGGTATTTACAGGAATGTCTGGCGGACTTTCCATTATTGTCGGGCCAACTGGCGGCTATATTATCGGCTTTATTCCTACCGCATTATTCATGGGCTGGTATTTAAATAAATTCGGTTATACTTATCTTCATGGATTGATCGCCAATGTGGCAGGAATGATGCTGACACTGGCCTTTGGCACCCTTTGGCTCAAAGTGGTCGCAGACATGTCATTTCTTGCGGCATTCATGGCCGGTGCGGCACCGTTCATCCTATTGGAAATCATCAAAGGTGTCATCGCCGCTTGGGCAGGAATTCTTGTAAGACAACGATTATTGAGCGCAAATTTATTAAAATACGTTTAA